The following are encoded together in the Lentimicrobiaceae bacterium genome:
- a CDS encoding NUDIX domain-containing protein — protein sequence MQRYTVYFHQRCINFYSNNKALRKKNVEDNIVYYNAESNLFDHVLNFLSDDKGINLTIIAKKSEIKNAIKKFKSLFIKIDAAGGIVVNSKQEILWIYRLGKWDLPKGKIEEGESRKNAALREVEEETGLSNLTILRKLGVTRHIFSKKEKYHLKHTHWFLMYCADNSEPIPQTEEDIQIVKWLDRDKSLVCINNTYDSIKDLLLEIDIDNLFL from the coding sequence ATGCAAAGATATACTGTTTATTTTCATCAACGTTGTATCAACTTTTACAGCAACAATAAAGCTTTACGCAAAAAAAACGTTGAAGACAATATTGTTTACTACAACGCCGAATCAAATTTATTTGATCATGTTTTAAATTTTTTATCTGACGACAAAGGTATAAATTTAACTATAATTGCAAAGAAAAGTGAAATAAAAAATGCTATAAAAAAGTTCAAATCTTTGTTTATCAAAATTGACGCAGCAGGAGGAATTGTAGTCAATAGCAAACAAGAAATACTGTGGATTTACCGACTTGGGAAATGGGATTTACCCAAGGGAAAAATAGAAGAGGGTGAAAGCCGAAAAAATGCCGCTTTAAGAGAGGTTGAAGAAGAAACAGGACTTAGCAACCTAACTATTTTAAGAAAATTGGGAGTTACAAGGCATATTTTTTCAAAAAAAGAAAAATACCATTTAAAACATACGCATTGGTTTTTGATGTATTGTGCAGATAATAGCGAGCCAATACCACAAACAGAAGAAGATATACAAATTGTAAAGTGGTTGGATAGGGATAAAAGTTTAGTATGTATAAACAACACATATGACTCTATTAAAGATTTGCTGTTGGAAATTGATATTGATAATTTGTTTTTATGA